The proteins below are encoded in one region of Triticum aestivum cultivar Chinese Spring chromosome 1B, IWGSC CS RefSeq v2.1, whole genome shotgun sequence:
- the LOC123110014 gene encoding metal tolerance protein 1, producing the protein MDSHNSSTPHVPEVTMDISSASGAAGNKICRGAACDFSDVSNTSKDSKERSASMKKLLIAVILCVIFMAVEVVGGIKANSLAILTDAAHLLSDVAAFAISLFSLWAAGWEATPQQSYGFFRIEILGALVSIQLIWLLAGILVYEAIMRLINESGEVQGSLMFAVSAFGLFVNIIMAVLLGHDHGHGGHGHSHGHGHGHSHDHDHGNSEDDHSHHGDHEQGHVHHHEHSHGTSITVTTNHHSHSSTGQHQDVEQPLLKHDGDCESAQSGAKPAKKPRRNINVHSAYLHVIGDSIQSIGVMIGGALIWYKPEWKIIDLICTLIFSVIVLFTTIRMIRNILEVLMESTPREIDATRLESGLREMEGVIAVHELHIWAITVGKVLLACHVTITQDADADKMLDKVIGYIKAEYNISHVTIQIERE; encoded by the coding sequence ATGGACAGCCATAATTCATCTACGCCCCATGTTCCTGAAGTAACCATGGACATCTCATCCGCTTCTGGAGCAGCTGGGAACAAAATTTGCAGAGGTGCTGCTTGCGACTTTTCTGATGTCAGTAACACCTCCAAAGATTCAAAGGAAAGGTCTGCATCCATGAAGAAGCTCCTAATTGCTGTGATCCTTTGTGTTATATTCATGGCGGTTGAAGTGGTTGGAGGCATCAAAGCAAACAGTCTTGCAATCTTGACTGATGCTGCCCATCTCCTTTCGGATGTTGCAGCCTTTGCCATATCTTTGTTCTCCCTATGGGCAGCTGGTTGGGAAGCGACACCTCAGCAGTCATATGGATTTTTCCGTATAGAGATTCTTGGGGCATTGGTTTCCATTCAGCTTATATGGCTCCTCGCTGGCATTCTTGTCTACGAAGCTATTATGAGGCTCATTAATGAAAGCGGCGAGGTACAGGGCTCCCTCATGTTTGCTGTATCAGCTTTTGGTTTGTTTGTTAACATCATAATGGCAGTGTTGCTTGGTCATGACCATGGGCACGGTGGACATGGGCACAGCCATGGTCATGGCCATGGACATTCACATGACCACGATCATGGTAACTCAGAGGATGACCATTCCCATCATGGAGATCATGAGCAGGGCCATGTACATCACCATGAGCACAGCCATGGTACTTCTATTACTGTTACAACTAATCATCACTCTCATTCAAGCACTGGACAACATCAGGATGTTGAGCAACCATTGCTTAAACATGATGGAGATTGTGAGAGTGCCCAGTCTGGAGCcaagcctgccaagaagcctcgcCGTAACATCAATGTTCACAGTGCCTATCTGCATGTAATTGGGGACTCCATCCAGAGCATCGGTGTAATGATTGGAGGGGCTCTCATCTGGTACAAGCCCGAATGGAAGATTATTGATCTCATATGCACCCTCATCTTCTCTGTGATTGTACTGTTCACCACAATCAGGATGATTCGGAACATACTGGAAGTTCTTATGGAGAGCACGCCCCGTGAGATCGATGCCACCAGGCTTGAGAGTGGTCTCCGTGAGATGGAAGGTGTGATTGCGGTCCATGAGCTGCACATCTGGGCTATCACAGTGGGGAAGGTGCTCTTGGCATGCCATGTGACGATCACGCAGGATGCGGATGCTGATAAAATGCTTGACAAGGTCATTGGGTACATCAAGGCAGAGTACAACATCAGTCATGTGACCATTCAGATTGAGCGAGAGTAA